Proteins encoded within one genomic window of Amycolatopsis nigrescens CSC17Ta-90:
- a CDS encoding sensor histidine kinase, with amino-acid sequence MTTSAAARLRRLRWLLTVLFTALNAAGLLVLAWLFAEQDRAQGELRLDAELKQVTAAVSRLVQQQDDGTIVTGFASQDPMDTSCPEFAVLPAAGGAFEPHFSRRDCAPVDQGYLHGLAREATASGKFIEGYVPGTGNGVVRVVAQPFLNKAGQYAGAIIAASDPAAELSRHRNVVLWTIGGCVLLVAAVGMAGHLLSGRAIRPAAMALEQQEMLLAETAHDLRTPVAALRALAETAWRNPADRPDLLPRTVRLAARMGSIIDDLLVRARLAAGVETLAIQPVWLDQLVAGVVGETPAAGAQVTVTTAPTKVNADPGLVQRAVGNLLDNALRYGRQPGAPAIVHITVAGGRVTVADHGPGIDASVAEESFDRFTSGAGSSGLGLSIVRWTAQAHGGFLRVYNAEEGGAIFELAFPLAE; translated from the coding sequence GTGACGACCTCGGCTGCCGCCCGGCTGCGACGGCTGCGCTGGCTGCTCACCGTGCTGTTCACCGCGCTCAACGCGGCGGGCCTGCTGGTGCTGGCGTGGTTGTTCGCCGAGCAGGACCGCGCGCAGGGCGAGCTGCGGCTGGACGCCGAGCTGAAGCAGGTGACCGCGGCGGTGTCGCGACTGGTCCAGCAGCAGGACGACGGCACCATCGTCACCGGGTTCGCGAGCCAGGACCCGATGGACACCAGCTGTCCCGAGTTCGCCGTGCTGCCCGCCGCCGGCGGCGCCTTCGAACCGCATTTCAGCCGGCGTGACTGCGCCCCTGTGGATCAGGGCTACCTGCACGGACTGGCCAGGGAGGCGACCGCCAGCGGGAAGTTCATCGAGGGCTACGTGCCAGGCACCGGCAACGGCGTGGTGCGGGTGGTCGCCCAGCCGTTCCTCAACAAGGCGGGCCAGTACGCGGGCGCGATCATCGCCGCCAGCGACCCGGCCGCGGAGCTGTCCAGGCACCGGAACGTGGTGCTGTGGACGATCGGCGGCTGCGTGCTGCTGGTGGCCGCGGTCGGCATGGCCGGGCATCTGCTCTCCGGCCGCGCCATCCGGCCCGCGGCGATGGCGCTGGAACAGCAGGAGATGCTGCTCGCCGAGACCGCGCACGACCTGCGTACCCCGGTGGCCGCGCTGCGAGCGCTGGCCGAGACGGCGTGGCGCAACCCCGCGGACCGGCCAGACCTGCTGCCCCGCACGGTGCGACTGGCGGCGCGGATGGGCTCCATCATCGACGACCTGCTCGTGCGCGCGCGGCTCGCGGCCGGGGTGGAGACGCTGGCCATCCAGCCCGTCTGGCTGGACCAGCTCGTCGCGGGCGTCGTCGGGGAGACTCCCGCCGCCGGCGCACAGGTCACCGTCACCACGGCGCCGACGAAGGTCAACGCCGACCCTGGTCTCGTGCAACGGGCGGTCGGCAACCTGCTGGACAACGCGCTGCGCTACGGACGCCAGCCGGGTGCACCCGCGATCGTGCACATCACCGTCGCGGGCGGCCGGGTGACGGTGGCCGACCACGGCCCCGGGATCGACGCCTCGGTCGCGGAAGAGTCCTTCGACCGGTTCACCAGCGGCGCCGGTTCCAGCGGCCTCGGCCTTTCCATCGTGCGCTGGACCGCGCAGGCGCACGGCGGATTCCTGCGCGTCTACAACGCCGAAGAGGGCGGCGCCATCTTCGAGCTGGCCTTCCCGCTCGCCGAGTAG
- a CDS encoding VOC family protein, with protein MTGNDHGVSVFFESDGGSLVGFYGLALTYVIRSEARVDEILAEAEKAGATVLKPAGALPWGGYGGTFADPDGYIWSLGYSDQGTDQPYAE; from the coding sequence GTGACCGGAAACGATCACGGCGTCTCGGTGTTCTTCGAATCGGACGGCGGCTCGCTGGTCGGCTTCTACGGGCTGGCCCTCACCTATGTGATCCGCAGTGAAGCGCGGGTCGACGAGATCCTCGCGGAGGCCGAGAAGGCCGGCGCCACGGTTCTCAAGCCCGCCGGTGCCCTGCCATGGGGCGGGTACGGCGGCACCTTCGCGGACCCGGACGGCTACATCTGGAGCCTCGGCTACAGCGACCAGGGAACCGACCAGCCCTACGCGGAGTAG
- a CDS encoding DUF58 domain-containing protein has protein sequence MRPTRRGIAVLVLAAVLVAFGQWAGYPLLRALGGILFAAVLAAVVVTARRVRVVVTRSVYPDRVERGSPALARLRVRNPTGGRQPAFLATDRAGGAAQTVRIRPLPPATEATYHYELATRARGRMTVGPLMLHRVDPFGLALNRLPTGETTPLWVYPRQFPAKALMGAHPRHHHEGVTTDDALRGSMDLRDVREYVPGDEVRHLHWKASARVGRLMVRDLADPQQPRFTVLLDTRPGSLPPHQFEEAVDLAASLLGASARAGRHSRLVTSSGLDVPTPGGSQAARSLLDELCVLAQGGSGDAAVVPASLAAGRGSGGCLAVVTAAGADVTSLAGLKHRYSTVFVFVLGETGTGLAAMTGARVLGAENAEHAVRRWNEVAG, from the coding sequence GTGCGGCCGACCCGGCGCGGGATCGCGGTGCTCGTGCTCGCCGCGGTGCTGGTCGCGTTCGGACAGTGGGCGGGTTATCCGCTGCTGCGCGCCCTCGGCGGAATCCTGTTCGCGGCGGTGCTCGCCGCGGTCGTGGTGACCGCGCGCCGGGTGCGGGTGGTGGTGACCCGCTCGGTCTACCCGGACCGGGTCGAGCGCGGCAGTCCCGCGCTGGCGCGGCTGCGGGTGCGCAACCCCACCGGCGGCCGGCAGCCCGCGTTCCTCGCCACGGACCGGGCCGGCGGCGCCGCGCAGACCGTGCGGATCCGCCCGCTGCCGCCGGCGACCGAAGCCACCTACCACTACGAGCTGGCGACCCGCGCCCGCGGCAGGATGACGGTGGGACCGCTGATGCTGCACCGGGTCGACCCGTTCGGGCTCGCCCTCAACCGGCTGCCCACCGGCGAAACCACCCCGTTGTGGGTGTACCCGCGGCAGTTCCCCGCGAAGGCGCTGATGGGCGCGCACCCCAGGCACCACCACGAGGGCGTCACCACCGACGACGCGCTGCGCGGTTCGATGGATCTGCGTGACGTGCGCGAGTACGTGCCCGGCGACGAGGTTCGGCACCTGCACTGGAAGGCCAGCGCCAGGGTCGGCAGGCTGATGGTGCGGGATCTGGCCGATCCGCAGCAGCCGCGGTTCACCGTGCTGCTGGACACGCGCCCTGGTTCCCTTCCGCCGCACCAGTTCGAGGAGGCGGTGGATCTGGCCGCCTCCCTGCTCGGCGCGTCCGCGCGCGCGGGCAGGCACAGCAGGCTGGTCACCTCGTCCGGGCTCGACGTGCCAACGCCCGGCGGCAGCCAGGCCGCGCGCAGCCTGCTCGACGAGCTCTGCGTGCTGGCGCAGGGCGGCAGCGGGGACGCGGCGGTGGTGCCCGCGTCGCTGGCCGCCGGCCGTGGGTCCGGCGGCTGTCTCGCGGTGGTCACCGCGGCCGGTGCCGACGTGACGTCGCTGGCCGGGCTGAAGCACCGCTACTCGACGGTGTTCGTGTTCGTGCTCGGCGAAACCGGGACCGGGCTCGCCGCGATGACCGGTGCGCGCGTGCTCGGCGCGGAGAACGCCGAACACGCCGTGCGCCGGTGGAACGAGGTGGCCGGATGA
- a CDS encoding response regulator transcription factor, which yields MTATARVLVVEDNEDLRVAVTTELAAHGLRVDEAADLAAADAALAGPGDHDCVVHDCVVFDRMLPDGDAVDYVHRRRLAGWAVPVLFLTARDTVADRVAGFEHGGDDYLVKPFAVAEMTARVFALCRRHGERRPPVLHHADLELDSARRRARRAGVLLTLSDKEFAVLEYLMSRPEQAVTRAELIEHCWDTSTDPMSNVVDVVVRRLRVKLRQPELIHTVRGAGYRLGAGQGDS from the coding sequence ATGACAGCGACGGCACGCGTGCTGGTGGTCGAGGACAACGAGGACCTGCGGGTGGCGGTGACCACCGAGCTCGCCGCGCACGGGCTGCGCGTCGACGAGGCCGCGGACCTGGCCGCCGCCGACGCCGCACTCGCCGGCCCCGGTGACCATGACTGCGTGGTGCATGACTGCGTGGTGTTCGACCGGATGCTGCCCGACGGTGACGCGGTGGACTACGTGCACCGGCGCCGGCTGGCTGGCTGGGCGGTGCCGGTGCTGTTCCTCACCGCCCGCGACACCGTCGCCGACCGGGTCGCGGGTTTCGAGCACGGCGGCGACGACTACCTGGTGAAGCCGTTCGCGGTGGCCGAGATGACGGCCAGGGTGTTCGCGCTGTGCCGCCGCCACGGCGAGCGGCGGCCCCCGGTGCTGCACCACGCCGACCTCGAACTGGACAGCGCGCGGCGACGGGCCCGGCGGGCGGGCGTCCTGCTCACCTTGAGCGACAAGGAGTTCGCCGTGCTCGAGTACCTGATGTCCCGGCCGGAGCAGGCCGTCACCCGCGCCGAGCTGATCGAGCACTGCTGGGACACCAGCACCGACCCGATGTCCAATGTGGTCGACGTGGTGGTGCGCAGGCTGCGGGTGAAGCTGCGCCAGCCAGAGCTGATCCACACCGTGCGCGGCGCCGGATACCGGCTCGGCGCCGGACAGGGCGACTCGTGA
- a CDS encoding AAA family ATPase — protein MGVRVSPTRAGEVARLIGENVQQVIRGKPELVRLAVAALLAEGHLLIEDVPGLGKTTLARCLARSIGGEWNRIQFTPDLLPGDITGVTVYHQKEEQFTFHRGSVFANIVVADEVNRGTPKTQSALLEVMSERRVTVDAVTHEVPRPFLVVATQNPIEMEGTYRLPEAQLDRFLMRLSVGYPDIASEVLVVMSDCAGVTPDELPTVVDIATLRAAIGDVRQSHVDRAIVEYAVRLTAATRDHAAVKFGASPRGSIALVRTGQALAAMAGRGFVTPDDIKDVAKPVLAHRLVLTADAELNQRGTDEVIAEVLAATPAPAINVGAR, from the coding sequence ATGGGAGTCAGGGTGAGCCCTACGCGGGCCGGCGAGGTCGCCAGGCTGATCGGCGAGAACGTGCAGCAGGTGATCCGCGGCAAGCCGGAGCTGGTGCGGCTGGCGGTGGCCGCGCTGCTGGCCGAGGGGCACCTGCTGATCGAGGACGTGCCGGGGCTCGGCAAGACCACGCTGGCGCGCTGCCTGGCCCGCAGCATCGGCGGGGAGTGGAACCGCATCCAGTTCACCCCCGACCTGCTGCCAGGCGACATCACCGGGGTCACCGTGTACCACCAGAAGGAAGAGCAGTTCACCTTCCACCGCGGCAGCGTGTTCGCGAACATCGTGGTGGCCGACGAGGTCAACCGCGGCACCCCCAAGACCCAGTCGGCGCTGCTCGAGGTGATGTCGGAGCGGCGGGTCACGGTGGACGCGGTCACGCACGAGGTGCCCCGGCCCTTTCTGGTCGTCGCCACCCAGAACCCGATCGAGATGGAGGGCACCTACCGGCTTCCGGAGGCGCAGCTCGACCGGTTCCTGATGCGGCTTTCGGTGGGCTACCCGGACATCGCGTCCGAGGTGCTGGTGGTGATGAGCGACTGCGCCGGGGTCACCCCCGACGAGCTGCCGACCGTGGTCGACATCGCGACCCTGCGCGCGGCCATCGGGGACGTCCGCCAGTCCCATGTGGACCGCGCGATCGTGGAGTACGCCGTGCGGCTCACCGCCGCCACCCGTGACCACGCGGCGGTGAAGTTCGGCGCCAGCCCCCGTGGCAGCATCGCGCTGGTGCGGACCGGGCAGGCGCTGGCCGCGATGGCGGGCCGCGGCTTCGTCACGCCGGACGACATCAAGGACGTCGCCAAGCCGGTGCTCGCGCACCGGCTGGTCCTCACCGCGGACGCCGAGCTGAACCAGCGCGGCACCGACGAGGTCATCGCCGAGGTGCTGGCCGCGACGCCGGCGCCCGCGATCAACGTGGGCGCCAGGTAG
- a CDS encoding transglutaminaseTgpA domain-containing protein: MTTARVLPSACVVLAAVLAGLLFAPVFGMAPLLLPLAVPAAVVLAVAAGTSRREALVPWRPVLTPLAGLLAIVETLLFPTTVAGLPTGETIRALVSGATESWRLALQSTWPAQPDPTLVLFVPLLALLACVLGVELLHRWGALPALLPSLAVVVLSQFYRATTGVAAALAALAYAAAAGALLAATRAERSTAERRRVPALLLVAPAVTLAIVGALVGGALLPTTEARYTLKDEQFAPLAESQVTSPLDELSGRLSHPDTPVFTVDGATGVDRWPVVVLQEFDGVNWSPGGRYRRLGADLRPGPEITVPVERRTAEIRDARLGGPWLPGQTLPAGVDGIDPLVEERQGSLLVPQVAAPADYTLSWWEPQVGDHTLDSVAIDLSLVDELGGVGEVPPGIIELADRAVPTRPTFQTALALERFLREGYRPATGQNLPTGHSWPQLEEFLLETKRGTSEQFAAAYVALARIKGIPARLVVGFRAPEDRAAGHYTVRNGDALAWPEVAVEGVGWVPLDPSGTATASGPDPTRGLAAAAAEVRAELPPSEQLRDAPVEPAPGTLGSDTAGGWSFPYSVLLAVPLSAVLLWVAGVPLAKALRARRRRRRPGAGAVIGAWEEARDRLRAYGLPVSAGMTVRDLTTAVSGTTTDGATVDGLRSLGTTVDFALWSGAEPGPDSGRHAWAAVDAVRGGLARRGLRARVRAALNPAPLRAPR, encoded by the coding sequence ATGACGACGGCCAGGGTGCTGCCGTCGGCCTGCGTGGTGCTCGCGGCGGTACTCGCTGGCCTGCTGTTCGCGCCCGTTTTCGGTATGGCGCCGTTGCTCCTGCCACTCGCCGTGCCCGCGGCGGTGGTGCTCGCGGTCGCCGCGGGAACCTCGCGCCGCGAGGCGCTGGTGCCGTGGCGGCCGGTGCTGACACCGCTCGCGGGGCTGCTCGCCATCGTCGAGACGCTGCTGTTTCCCACCACGGTCGCGGGCCTGCCGACCGGTGAGACGATCCGCGCGCTGGTCTCCGGTGCGACGGAGTCGTGGCGGCTCGCGCTGCAGTCGACCTGGCCCGCCCAGCCCGACCCAACGCTGGTGCTGTTCGTGCCGTTGCTGGCGCTGCTCGCCTGCGTGCTCGGCGTCGAGCTGCTGCATCGCTGGGGGGCGTTGCCCGCGCTGCTGCCGAGCCTCGCGGTGGTGGTGCTGAGCCAGTTCTACCGCGCGACCACCGGAGTAGCGGCGGCACTGGCCGCACTGGCCTACGCGGCGGCAGCCGGGGCGTTGCTCGCGGCCACCCGGGCCGAACGGTCGACCGCCGAACGGCGCCGGGTGCCGGCGCTGCTGCTCGTCGCGCCCGCGGTGACGCTCGCGATCGTCGGCGCGCTCGTCGGCGGTGCGCTGCTGCCCACCACCGAAGCCAGGTACACGCTCAAGGACGAGCAGTTCGCGCCGCTGGCCGAGAGCCAGGTGACCAGCCCGCTGGACGAGCTGTCCGGCCGGCTGTCCCATCCGGACACTCCGGTGTTTACAGTGGACGGTGCCACCGGGGTGGACAGGTGGCCGGTGGTGGTGCTGCAGGAGTTCGACGGTGTCAACTGGAGCCCTGGCGGCCGCTACCGCAGGCTCGGCGCGGACCTGCGGCCGGGCCCGGAGATCACCGTGCCGGTCGAGCGGCGGACCGCCGAGATCCGCGACGCCCGGCTCGGCGGGCCGTGGCTGCCAGGCCAGACCCTGCCGGCCGGGGTGGACGGCATCGACCCGCTCGTGGAGGAGCGGCAGGGCTCGCTGCTCGTCCCGCAGGTGGCGGCGCCGGCGGACTACACGCTCAGCTGGTGGGAACCGCAGGTCGGCGACCACACCCTGGACAGCGTCGCGATCGACCTCTCCCTTGTCGATGAGCTGGGCGGGGTCGGCGAGGTGCCTCCCGGCATCATCGAGCTGGCAGACCGGGCGGTTCCGACGAGGCCGACCTTCCAGACCGCGCTGGCGCTGGAACGCTTCCTGCGCGAGGGCTACCGGCCGGCGACCGGGCAGAACCTGCCCACCGGGCACTCCTGGCCGCAGCTCGAAGAGTTCCTGCTGGAAACCAAGCGCGGCACGAGCGAGCAGTTCGCGGCCGCGTACGTCGCGCTGGCCAGGATCAAGGGCATTCCCGCGCGGCTCGTGGTCGGTTTCCGGGCACCGGAGGACCGTGCGGCCGGGCACTACACCGTCCGCAACGGCGACGCGCTGGCCTGGCCGGAGGTCGCGGTCGAAGGCGTGGGCTGGGTGCCGCTGGATCCGAGCGGCACGGCCACCGCGTCCGGACCGGATCCGACCCGCGGGCTGGCCGCGGCCGCCGCGGAGGTGCGGGCGGAACTGCCGCCGTCCGAACAGTTGCGGGACGCACCGGTCGAACCCGCACCGGGCACGCTGGGTTCGGACACCGCGGGCGGCTGGTCGTTCCCGTACTCCGTCCTGCTCGCGGTGCCGCTGTCCGCGGTGCTGCTGTGGGTGGCCGGGGTACCGCTCGCGAAGGCGCTGCGCGCGCGGCGGCGCCGGCGCAGACCGGGCGCGGGCGCCGTGATCGGCGCCTGGGAGGAGGCGCGCGACCGGCTGCGCGCCTACGGCCTCCCGGTGTCCGCGGGAATGACGGTCCGCGACCTGACCACGGCCGTCAGCGGCACCACCACCGACGGCGCCACTGTGGACGGTCTGCGCTCGCTCGGCACGACGGTGGACTTCGCCCTGTGGTCCGGCGCCGAACCCGGCCCGGACAGCGGCCGACACGCCTGGGCCGCGGTCGACGCGGTACGCGGCGGGCTCGCCCGCCGCGGCCTGCGGGCCCGCGTCCGCGCCGCGTTGAACCCCGCTCCCCTGCGCGCCCCGCGCTGA
- a CDS encoding HNH endonuclease signature motif containing protein, which yields MAPKVDFGALSPEWLFGLRESTIEHLDPSQAVGVVISARRAICRAQAIQARAIAQVSRARGGARWVADELAPELRLSRETTATRVALADALVSRMPCLLAAMVEGELDIEKARQAFDGVAVLSDGLARQADEILADRIGEKNPSNWRKTVTRVVASLDPEGQRARAEARRKQRRVELHHEPDAMASLWAYLPAEIATAVYARIDMLARKLRGGDEVRTMDQLRADVLAELLLGKGWEGLAAQVFIHIPLDTALGIRDDGCELVGHGPIPGDLGRQIMNQPGSVWRKVLTDPVSGAVRDIGRKRYRPPADLAELVRVRDRTCRAPGCNRPAQRCDADHCTAWSQNGDTCDHNLCCLCRHHHSLKDELGWKFEFDPVTADLTVTTPTGRTYSTRPEPLADPPPPPKRADEPPPF from the coding sequence ATGGCTCCGAAGGTTGATTTCGGTGCACTTTCGCCGGAGTGGTTGTTCGGTTTGCGTGAATCGACGATCGAGCACCTCGACCCGTCGCAGGCAGTGGGGGTGGTGATCTCCGCGCGGCGAGCGATCTGCCGTGCGCAGGCGATCCAAGCCCGGGCGATCGCGCAGGTCAGCCGTGCGCGCGGTGGTGCGCGGTGGGTGGCCGATGAGTTGGCACCGGAGCTGCGATTGTCCCGTGAAACGACCGCGACCCGGGTAGCGTTGGCCGATGCGCTGGTATCGCGGATGCCGTGCCTGCTGGCGGCGATGGTCGAGGGCGAGCTGGATATCGAAAAGGCTCGCCAGGCGTTTGATGGCGTGGCGGTGCTGTCGGATGGATTAGCCCGTCAGGCCGATGAAATCCTGGCCGATCGCATCGGCGAAAAGAATCCGAGTAACTGGCGGAAAACAGTGACTCGGGTGGTGGCGAGTCTCGATCCCGAGGGTCAACGCGCTCGCGCGGAGGCTCGGCGCAAGCAGCGGCGGGTCGAGTTGCACCACGAACCGGATGCGATGGCGTCGTTGTGGGCGTACCTTCCGGCTGAGATCGCGACCGCCGTCTATGCCCGGATCGACATGTTGGCGCGGAAGCTTCGCGGTGGCGATGAGGTTCGCACGATGGACCAACTTCGAGCTGATGTGTTGGCGGAGTTGCTCCTCGGCAAGGGCTGGGAAGGCTTGGCCGCCCAGGTGTTCATCCACATCCCCCTCGACACCGCGTTAGGCATCCGCGACGACGGGTGCGAACTAGTCGGCCATGGTCCGATCCCCGGTGACCTCGGCCGCCAGATCATGAACCAGCCGGGTTCGGTGTGGCGGAAGGTATTGACCGACCCGGTATCGGGCGCTGTCCGGGATATCGGCCGCAAGAGATACCGCCCTCCGGCCGACTTGGCCGAACTGGTCCGCGTCCGCGACCGCACCTGCCGAGCACCGGGCTGCAACCGGCCCGCACAACGCTGCGACGCCGACCACTGCACCGCATGGTCGCAAAACGGGGACACCTGCGACCACAACCTCTGCTGCCTGTGCCGCCACCACCACAGCCTGAAGGATGAGCTGGGCTGGAAGTTCGAGTTCGATCCGGTGACGGCCGACTTAACGGTCACCACCCCCACCGGCCGCACCTACTCGACCAGACCGGAGCCACTCGCCGACCCGCCGCCACCTCCGAAGCGCGCCGATGAGCCACCGCCCTTCTAG
- a CDS encoding fibronectin type III domain-containing protein: MGSKLRHRLPMALLVAACTATVAIAVSGASQPPRGLDFAPSGHWVVNPELDIVFHVNGAAKAVDAQAPMAIDPGSRVYQGETSAYVVGQSRIREFGKSSLEVERTLPAPTGEPPVGVEAPGGPYLVYREAGTVVRLGDQPATIHAGQGLGEPVVTPDGTLWLHRLATGVLCKLPRGADQVSCPAVAPRGHQGGLTVVGEQAAFVDTTDDTVRAVADGQLGAPVNLGVDLPGTARIATADTAGRIPALDPAKHQLHLIDTGGLSRTPPANLVTVDLPEGDYASPEPSGTSVVLLDLRGNAVHTYTSDGRPQGVTPVPPETGEPRLTRAQDARVYVDGDKGGHVMVVDEGGAVSQVPLVGEQKPGGNPQAPPPERQPENTQPPPPRADPPVQAGPPPTRNAPAPDPAPQREQPKPNPAPKPDPPPTQKPLPASPPGIATNLAASPQDGTLRVTWNAAAPNGAPVTAYHVSWQPATGAGSVSTPGSARSTVLSGLKKGTAYTVTVVAENSAGRGTAASTRVTVPSDGAPEVTVARGRTESHDAGCRPPECGLMLFTLKGFEPNKDYTVTPYSNAPGYPGDNPEDGCTTNGDGYYQDQAFPFAQVGYDVWVVVEGPDGQRYESNRYTWESG, encoded by the coding sequence ATGGGGAGCAAGCTGCGGCATCGTCTGCCGATGGCCCTGCTCGTGGCCGCCTGCACGGCCACCGTGGCGATCGCGGTCTCCGGCGCGAGCCAGCCACCGCGCGGGCTGGACTTCGCGCCGTCCGGGCACTGGGTGGTGAACCCCGAGCTGGACATCGTCTTCCACGTCAACGGTGCGGCCAAGGCGGTGGACGCGCAGGCACCCATGGCGATCGACCCCGGCAGCCGCGTCTACCAGGGCGAGACCAGCGCGTACGTGGTCGGCCAGTCCCGGATCAGGGAGTTCGGCAAGTCCAGCCTCGAGGTCGAGCGCACCCTGCCGGCCCCGACCGGTGAGCCGCCAGTCGGTGTGGAAGCACCCGGCGGGCCCTATCTCGTCTACCGCGAGGCCGGCACCGTGGTCCGCCTCGGCGACCAGCCCGCGACCATCCACGCCGGGCAGGGGCTCGGCGAGCCGGTGGTCACTCCGGACGGCACCCTCTGGCTGCACCGGCTCGCGACCGGAGTGCTGTGCAAGCTGCCCAGGGGCGCGGACCAGGTGTCCTGTCCCGCCGTGGCGCCACGGGGGCACCAGGGCGGGCTGACCGTGGTCGGCGAGCAGGCGGCCTTCGTCGACACCACCGACGACACCGTGCGGGCGGTGGCGGACGGCCAGCTCGGCGCCCCGGTGAACCTCGGCGTCGACCTGCCGGGCACGGCCAGGATCGCCACCGCGGACACCGCCGGACGCATCCCCGCCCTCGACCCCGCCAAGCACCAGCTGCACCTCATCGACACCGGAGGGCTCAGCCGCACCCCGCCCGCGAACCTGGTGACGGTCGACCTACCCGAAGGCGACTACGCGAGCCCGGAGCCGAGCGGCACCTCGGTGGTGCTGCTCGATCTGCGCGGCAACGCCGTGCACACCTACACCAGCGACGGCAGGCCGCAGGGCGTCACCCCGGTCCCGCCGGAGACCGGCGAACCGAGGCTGACCCGTGCCCAGGACGCGCGCGTGTACGTCGACGGCGACAAGGGCGGGCACGTCATGGTCGTCGACGAAGGCGGCGCGGTGAGCCAGGTTCCGCTCGTCGGCGAGCAGAAGCCGGGCGGCAACCCGCAGGCCCCGCCACCGGAGCGACAACCGGAGAACACCCAGCCGCCCCCGCCACGGGCGGATCCGCCCGTGCAGGCCGGGCCGCCGCCCACCAGGAACGCCCCGGCTCCGGACCCGGCCCCGCAACGTGAGCAGCCGAAACCGAACCCAGCACCGAAACCGGACCCGCCGCCGACGCAGAAACCGCTCCCGGCGAGTCCCCCCGGCATCGCGACGAACCTCGCCGCCAGTCCGCAGGACGGCACCCTGCGGGTCACCTGGAACGCCGCCGCCCCCAACGGCGCACCGGTGACCGCCTACCACGTGTCGTGGCAGCCCGCGACGGGCGCGGGCAGCGTGAGCACACCCGGCAGCGCCCGCTCGACTGTCCTTTCCGGACTGAAGAAGGGCACCGCCTACACGGTGACGGTGGTCGCCGAGAACAGCGCGGGCCGTGGCACCGCGGCCAGCACGCGGGTGACGGTGCCCAGCGACGGCGCACCGGAAGTCACCGTGGCCCGTGGCCGCACGGAGTCCCACGACGCCGGCTGCCGTCCACCGGAATGCGGCCTGATGCTGTTCACGCTGAAGGGTTTCGAGCCCAACAAGGACTACACCGTCACGCCTTACTCCAACGCCCCCGGCTACCCCGGTGACAACCCGGAGGACGGGTGCACCACCAATGGCGATGGCTACTACCAGGATCAGGCATTTCCGTTCGCGCAGGTCGGCTATGACGTGTGGGTCGTGGTCGAGGGACCGGACGGGCAGCGGTACGAGTCCAACCGTTACACATGGGAGTCAGGGTGA